tcattttcttaaattattCTGTGTTGTTGGTAACTATTTCCATTCAACAAATAAAATCTTTTGGATCTGAGTATGGTTTAGCTCTTAAAGAATAGAATAACTTGTGTATAATGTATTTTGTATTTCACTTCTTTATGCATCATTCATCACGTGATGATCAGTCAGTCACAAAATAAGATAGGCATAAAGAACATTACAGAACCGTTATAACTATAACATTTCCCCCACCACCAAAGTGGATTGTGAAAACTGCAATAATGTACTAAATTATAACAAATAATATGATTTTAAGAGTTAGATTGAGCACATAATATATGTTACAATAAAAGAACATATTTTGTGTTACACTTAGAATGGCACATTTGTTATTACCACCAAGTAGGAGGTCAAGTTACAAAGATGGAAGATAaagtaaaatttgaaaaacgggTGGCCGTTGGCCCTTTTGAACTTGGAAGGAAGAAGTTGGAACTTCAAAAACAGCAACCCCTTCTTCGATGCGAAACCAACAAATGCATTAAAAGTTTCAACCATTCCATCCACGCTCAGatttaaactctctctctctctcactctctctctccctcttactctctctctctctctcctcactaCCAACAGAGGATGACAGGGCTTGTAATGGTGACAAGGGGCGGCGGGTGCGGTGGTGGAAATGTGAAAGGAGCAGCAAAGGGAAGCAGCAAGAGCTCGgagcttgaagaaaaaaatcaaagcCAGCTCTCTCTAGTAGCAGTTCTCTTAGCTGCTGTAAGGAAATCCATGGTGGCCTGCCATGTCGAGCGAGGCAGTGAAGAACTCATATCCGCCGTCCAACAAATGGAGATCGGGTGGCCCTCGAACGTCCGCCATATTACCCATGTCACATTCGACCGATTCAACGGGTTTCTGGGTCTTCCTGTCGAGTTCGAGGTTGAGATTCCGGGTCGAGTTCCGAGTGCTAGGTGAGtaaaaagttcaaatttttaCTTCCTGGGTAGTCTTAGATTTACGAAATTCGAAATGGGTTTTGCTTAGAATGCTTGAATTACTGTTATTTAGGCTGTTTCTGAATCTCcgagataatttttttttaattttttatataccAGCGATACTATAATTTAAACTGATATAAATTCATGCAAAGGAAGCATTTGCTCTAGTTAATGTGGCTACGCCCACGTCTGAGGAATCTTTGAGAGTTAAAACTAAGCTGATTGATGAGTGTGGATTTATGAGGGTGAACTGCATTTGAACTTATTTATCTCTTTAAGCTCCCAACATGGGATTTATGAGGTTGAAATTTGCTCATCACTGCATGTTTGGTTAATTTAGGTTAACATAGGAGATTAGATGCTCTAATTGGTTCATTTTCCTATGttttttttgtgtaatttaacTTGTAAATCGATATAATTTTGCAGTGCAAGCGTTTTCGGTGTCTCAGTGGACTCGATGCAGTTGTCTTTTGATTTGAAAGGAAATAGTGTTCCTACCATTCTCTTGTTGATGCAGGAGAGATTATACTCACAAGGAGGATTGAAGGTACAAGTTCTTTTCGTTCCGAACTTTCAATATCAATGCCATCTTTTGTGTGCATTTGTGAATCTCTTTCATTTGAGTTCTTGTTTCCGTATCAGTCTGCTAACTAGTCCTTTTGGAAGTTTTGCAGGCAGAAGGAATATTTCGTATAAACCCCGAGAACAGCCAAGAGGAGATTGTGAGAAGCCAACTGAACCGGGGCATGGTGCCGGATGACGTTGATGTTCATTGCTTGTCAGGTCTGATTAAGGCCTGGTTTCGAGAGCTTCCTTCCGGGGTGCTAGATGGACTGTCCCCCGAACAAGTTCTGCAATGCGAAACAGAAGAGGATTATGTCGAGCTTGTGAAGCAGCTGAAGCCAACTGAGGCTGCATTGCTCAATTGGGCTGTTGATCTGATGGCTGATGTTGTCGAAGAAGAAGAGTTCAACAAAATGAACCCGCGAAACATCGCCATGGTTTTCTCTCCAAACATGACTCAGGTAATCTAAAAAAGCCCCAAAAAACAATTCGTTAATCAGCATTTGTGAACAATTAAGATTGAGTggttaatttctttttgaacACTTTTTCCCTAGCAGATGTCGGATCCTCTAACGGCCTTGATGCATGCTGTTCAAGTTATGAATCTGCTTAAGACCCTGATCATGAAAACGCTAAGAGAGCGTGAAGAGACCGATACTGGATCCTATTCACCAATGTCATCTCGTTCGTCTGATCATCTAACGGATGGAGACTTTGATAGCCAGCAAGAGATGGAAAGTAGCTCTGAGTTGAGTGGACCAACATCAGATTGTGATGAAAACACCCACAACAGCCGCAGAAGCGAAAATGGAGATGAAACTCGGTCACTAAGTGAGATAGAAGAATGCTTTTTGAGACAATTGGATGAGATCAAAACTGTCACAAGTTGTTTGGTAATGTTGGATCAACCAACAGGTGAGCTGGGTGGGGAGTGTCAGAGTCCTCAAAGTTGCTCGGGCTTCAACGCAGAATCCGGCACATCATTTTCTGATAGCAAGGATGTGAATTCGGGCTTTAGCTCAAGCGAAGGGGACGAGGTCTCAAGAAAATGTATGATATCTGAGGAAGAACAGGACATAGACGCGGAGAGCTCTTCAACAGCCTGTGTAAACACGGATGAAATGGAGGAGGAGGCCAAATTCATAGAGCCTGTTTCGGCTTCACCTACTCCGTTTGTGGCATCCAGTGGATCAATCTGACCAACGTTTCAATTTTCCGGTGCTTAGACATACTTTTCTCCGCGGATTTTAGGTTTCGTGCTTACAGCGTTGTTTGTTTTGTGTAAATGTGTGTGATGGTTTGTGAGAGGATTTAGTTGAACCAAGCAAACTAGGGAATGTTTGCTTTgtggttgttttgtggcttgtGAGCTATCAGGGTTCAGCTTTGGGCTGAACTTATATGGTTTGGTTTGTTGTAGGATTAGGACGTCTAACCTTAACATTTCATTAGAATGTTAGTGGGTAATCTGTGTCTAAGTCTGAAATCGTCGTTACTGTTCATCTCCGACGTGCGAAAAAACATCGCTTGaacttgaaaatttgatttgttATCTGTATCCTTTCTGCATTCTCTGCGTAACAGCATTCAAAACCTTTCATCCCTGCAAGTGATGTTCTTTATGCATCATGAAACCCGAGATCAATTCTCGTTGCAATTTGAGGATCGTGGGAAAGATTTTGAGGAAGCTCgaacaaacaaaatattatgGATTCACGTTGAAAAATGTCGAGATACAATTGATCTCACTGCATTAATTTCTACATATTGTATCAGAAGATAACACTGCTGGATTTCCATATGGTATGAAACttacaacaaaatgaaacaaaaagtaatacaTTGGGACGACAGAGTCAGAATTCATCGATGGGCCTCGGAGATGCACCAATCGTTAAGCATGGAAAGCTGGTGGGATGCAGCATCGAGCTGAAGCACCATGAAGCTTTGCTAGCTGCAGATATCAAACTACAGACAAAGAACAGTCAGAAATCCACGTCAAATCATCTATTCACGATTCAGTAGACCCCCATACATCgtcatttcaaaatttcagtAGAGGATCCAACGGAAGGGGGCAGAAAGTTACCGAGTATAGCAGGACAGATACAGAGGTCCACATCCAAGCATGATGATACTTCAAGAGGTTTACAAGCCTACGAGCATTCAAAACTGTTAATGTCAGTTATTTGATCGCATCAACCAAGATCTAGTTTAGATTTAAGCAGAAAAGATACATAAAATGTTCA
This window of the Malus domestica chromosome 03, GDT2T_hap1 genome carries:
- the LOC103432487 gene encoding rho GTPase-activating protein 2-like; amino-acid sequence: MTGLVMVTRGGGCGGGNVKGAAKGSSKSSELEEKNQSQLSLVAVLLAAVRKSMVACHVERGSEELISAVQQMEIGWPSNVRHITHVTFDRFNGFLGLPVEFEVEIPGRVPSASASVFGVSVDSMQLSFDLKGNSVPTILLLMQERLYSQGGLKAEGIFRINPENSQEEIVRSQLNRGMVPDDVDVHCLSGLIKAWFRELPSGVLDGLSPEQVLQCETEEDYVELVKQLKPTEAALLNWAVDLMADVVEEEEFNKMNPRNIAMVFSPNMTQMSDPLTALMHAVQVMNLLKTLIMKTLREREETDTGSYSPMSSRSSDHLTDGDFDSQQEMESSSELSGPTSDCDENTHNSRRSENGDETRSLSEIEECFLRQLDEIKTVTSCLVMLDQPTGELGGECQSPQSCSGFNAESGTSFSDSKDVNSGFSSSEGDEVSRKCMISEEEQDIDAESSSTACVNTDEMEEEAKFIEPVSASPTPFVASSGSI